The following coding sequences are from one Neodiprion lecontei isolate iyNeoLeco1 chromosome 7, iyNeoLeco1.1, whole genome shotgun sequence window:
- the LOC107219473 gene encoding uncharacterized protein LOC107219473 isoform X8, with protein MELKFHIIIFVVLVVAFGIDAKWGGSRGSSSRGSSSRGSSSRGSSSRGSSWFGGSSSRKKETSHPISTSKTNWWSSSKPSTNHNTGSSHTFLTSERGVGSSSGSNTNNSPLRPFGTVPPPRHTDNRPLTPPPPGFVIPPKHTSVTQKTPIITRPTSRPVVRQPFQNHRNSTPNYGAPAPGFRRNVTSFGGSSYPRQPAYYDPTQTYLQPQTAYPHGNIQPIHNHIYPQQGSVLPPNPAPTYVILPGQQSYSSGRQTGDIFKEALIHAGVNAAVHRLTAPSYYDHYHQNSWSSYGVPPSSQGSYVTSTHIVNNYYDQGSGGAPMNNGGGGSSFPPNYPAQNYPSFSSGSSQPAPPPSVGYPTGNTGSNGNSGSQGTFVSPGNPNSGLPSNGISSPSQNNGQGQSNPTYNWPMAVSDEELWNITEKLFSMDENNAQKYITLNLQNKTTANSTNITDASPQPLFNIQHEAYQIQTVRAIRSLYQAASQVENKTRENSRKEEALLIDLLLNTNVMSATMGFLEKKNLIGRDYYEQKESLKHIWFTPYDGSSSGFKRVFQGEIIGGKILYGIQDWIAFDFAEKSGRANYLSYTEKLELGKAPQTASILKINYEISGIKKNGTSLFIGTSPELELALYTICHYARPNNYCNIALGGTRFMLYTHTFRYFGADLIDLGLPIV; from the exons ATGGAACTGAAATTCcacataataatttttgtcgtGCTCGTTGTAGCTTTCG GCATCGACGCAAAATGGGGTGGATCTCGTGGAAGTTCGTCTCGCGGAAGTTCGTCTCGCGGAAGTTCGTCTCGTGGAAGTTCATCCCGTGGATCTTCGTGGTTTGGTGGAAGTTCGTCTCGTAAGAAGGAAACGTCTCACCCAATTTCAACCTCTAAAACAAACTGGTGGTCTAGTTCGAAGCCATCTACAAACCACAACACAG GATCATCACACACGTTCCTGACCTCAGAACGTGGAGTTGGTTCATCGTCAG GCAGCAACACCAACAACTCACCGTTGAGGCCATTTGGCACTGTCCCACCTCCGAGACATActg ACAATAGACCTCTGACACCTCCACCCCCTGGATTTGTTATACCTCCTAAGCACACATCGGTGACACAGAAAACCCCAATAATCACGAGACCCACATCTCGCCCAG TCGTCCGTCAACCTTTTCAAAACCATCGCAATTCAACACCAAACTACGGTGCTCCGGCACCTGGTTTCAGAAGAAACGTAACTTCTTTCGGAGGAAGCAGCTATCCCAGGCAGCCAGCGTACTATGATCCAACCCAAACATACTTGCAGCCGCAGACAGCGTACCCGCATGGTAACATACAACCGATCCACAATCACATATATCCTCAGCAGGGATCCGTTCTGCCTCCAAACCCTGCGCCAACCTATGTGATATTACCGGGACAACAGTCTTATAGTTCGGGCAGACAGACGGGAGATATTTTCAAAGAGGCACTGATACATGCCGGCGTCAATGCTGCCGTTCACAGACTAACAGCTCCCAGCTACTACGATCACTACCATCAGAATTCCTGGAGCAGCTACGGTGTTCCTCCTTCTTCTCAAGGCAGCTATGTGACATCCACGCACATAGTCAACAATTACTATGACCAGGGATCTGGGGGTGCCCCGATGAATAATGGAGGCGGTGGTTCCAGTTTCCCACCAAATTACCCTGCGCAGAATTACCCCAGCTTCTCTTCGGGTAGTTCGCAACCTGCGCCTCCACCTAGCGTTGGATACCCAACTGGAAATACTGGAAGTAACGGCAATTCCGGGTCTCAGGGTACGTTTGTTTCACCTGGAAATCCCAACTCCGGGCTGCCGTCAAATGGTATTTCTTCTCCGTCCCAAAATAATGGACAGGGACAATCAAATCCCACCTACAACTGGCCTATGGCAGTTTCTGATGAAGAGTTGTGGAACATTACTGAGAAACTATTCAGcatggatgaaaataatgcCCAAAAATATATCACCCTGAATTTGCAGAACAAGACAACTGCTAACAGCACCAACATCACAGACGCTTCTCCTCAGCC CTTGTTCAACATTCAGCACGAGGCGTACCAGATTCAGACTGTTCGAGCGATTCGCTCTTTGTATCAAGCAGCATCTCAAGTAGAGAACAAGACGCGTGAAAACAGTAGAAAAGAAGAGGCGCTCTTAATTGATTTGTTACTGAACACAAACGTTATGTCTGCGACAATGGGATTTTTGGAGAAGAAGAATCTGATAGGAAGAGATTATTACGAACAAAAAGAATCTCTGAAGCACATATGGTTCACCCCCTACGATGGATCCTCGTCAGGATTCAAACGAGTATTTCAAGGGGAAATCATCGGTGGTAAGATTTTGTACGGCATACAAGACTGGATAGCGTTTGACTTTGCAGAAAAATCCGGCCGTGCCAATTACCTGAGTTACACCGAAAAATTAGAACTAGGAAAG GCTCCTCAAACAGCGTCGATTCTCAAAATCAACTATGAAATCagtggaattaaaaaaaatgggacTTCCCTGTTTATCGGAACTTCCCCGGAATTGGAGCTGGCCCTATACACTATCTGCCACTATGCAAGACCCAACAATTATTGCAATATCGCACTCGGGGGAACGCGTTTCATGCTGTACACTCACACCTTCCGGTACTTCGGAGCTGACTTGATCGACCTTGGCCTTCCTATAGTGTAA
- the LOC107219473 gene encoding atrophin-1 isoform X1, whose protein sequence is MELKFHIIIFVVLVVAFGIDAKWGGSRGSSSRGSSSRGSSSRGSSSRGSSWFGGSSSRKKETSHPISTSKTNWWSSSKPSTNHNTGSSHTFLTSERGVGSSSVHRPSSSGSDPFRGASAPSLSHGSNTNNSPLRPFGTVPPPRHTGSNTNNSPLRPFGTVPPPPIHRNDFNNRPLTPPPPGFVIPPKHTSVTQKTPIITRPTSRPVVRQPFQNHRNSTPNYGAPAPGFRRNVTSFGGSSYPRQPAYYDPTQTYLQPQTAYPHGNIQPIHNHIYPQQGSVLPPNPAPTYVILPGQQSYSSGRQTGDIFKEALIHAGVNAAVHRLTAPSYYDHYHQNSWSSYGVPPSSQGSYVTSTHIVNNYYDQGSGGAPMNNGGGGSSFPPNYPAQNYPSFSSGSSQPAPPPSVGYPTGNTGSNGNSGSQGTFVSPGNPNSGLPSNGISSPSQNNGQGQSNPTYNWPMAVSDEELWNITEKLFSMDENNAQKYITLNLQNKTTANSTNITDASPQPLFNIQHEAYQIQTVRAIRSLYQAASQVENKTRENSRKEEALLIDLLLNTNVMSATMGFLEKKNLIGRDYYEQKESLKHIWFTPYDGSSSGFKRVFQGEIIGGKILYGIQDWIAFDFAEKSGRANYLSYTEKLELGKAPQTASILKINYEISGIKKNGTSLFIGTSPELELALYTICHYARPNNYCNIALGGTRFMLYTHTFRYFGADLIDLGLPIV, encoded by the exons ATGGAACTGAAATTCcacataataatttttgtcgtGCTCGTTGTAGCTTTCG GCATCGACGCAAAATGGGGTGGATCTCGTGGAAGTTCGTCTCGCGGAAGTTCGTCTCGCGGAAGTTCGTCTCGTGGAAGTTCATCCCGTGGATCTTCGTGGTTTGGTGGAAGTTCGTCTCGTAAGAAGGAAACGTCTCACCCAATTTCAACCTCTAAAACAAACTGGTGGTCTAGTTCGAAGCCATCTACAAACCACAACACAG GATCATCACACACGTTCCTGACCTCAGAACGTGGAGTTGGTTCATCGTCAG TTCACCGCCCATCAAGCTCGGGATCGGATCCATTTCGAGGTGCCAGTGCTCCGTCATTAAGTCACG GCAGCAACACCAACAACTCACCGTTGAGGCCATTTGGCACTGTCCCACCTCCGAGACATActg GCAGCAACACCAACAACTCACCGTTGAGACCATTTGGCACTGTCCCACCTCCACCAATCCACCGTAATGATTTTA ACAATAGACCTCTGACACCTCCACCCCCTGGATTTGTTATACCTCCTAAGCACACATCGGTGACACAGAAAACCCCAATAATCACGAGACCCACATCTCGCCCAG TCGTCCGTCAACCTTTTCAAAACCATCGCAATTCAACACCAAACTACGGTGCTCCGGCACCTGGTTTCAGAAGAAACGTAACTTCTTTCGGAGGAAGCAGCTATCCCAGGCAGCCAGCGTACTATGATCCAACCCAAACATACTTGCAGCCGCAGACAGCGTACCCGCATGGTAACATACAACCGATCCACAATCACATATATCCTCAGCAGGGATCCGTTCTGCCTCCAAACCCTGCGCCAACCTATGTGATATTACCGGGACAACAGTCTTATAGTTCGGGCAGACAGACGGGAGATATTTTCAAAGAGGCACTGATACATGCCGGCGTCAATGCTGCCGTTCACAGACTAACAGCTCCCAGCTACTACGATCACTACCATCAGAATTCCTGGAGCAGCTACGGTGTTCCTCCTTCTTCTCAAGGCAGCTATGTGACATCCACGCACATAGTCAACAATTACTATGACCAGGGATCTGGGGGTGCCCCGATGAATAATGGAGGCGGTGGTTCCAGTTTCCCACCAAATTACCCTGCGCAGAATTACCCCAGCTTCTCTTCGGGTAGTTCGCAACCTGCGCCTCCACCTAGCGTTGGATACCCAACTGGAAATACTGGAAGTAACGGCAATTCCGGGTCTCAGGGTACGTTTGTTTCACCTGGAAATCCCAACTCCGGGCTGCCGTCAAATGGTATTTCTTCTCCGTCCCAAAATAATGGACAGGGACAATCAAATCCCACCTACAACTGGCCTATGGCAGTTTCTGATGAAGAGTTGTGGAACATTACTGAGAAACTATTCAGcatggatgaaaataatgcCCAAAAATATATCACCCTGAATTTGCAGAACAAGACAACTGCTAACAGCACCAACATCACAGACGCTTCTCCTCAGCC CTTGTTCAACATTCAGCACGAGGCGTACCAGATTCAGACTGTTCGAGCGATTCGCTCTTTGTATCAAGCAGCATCTCAAGTAGAGAACAAGACGCGTGAAAACAGTAGAAAAGAAGAGGCGCTCTTAATTGATTTGTTACTGAACACAAACGTTATGTCTGCGACAATGGGATTTTTGGAGAAGAAGAATCTGATAGGAAGAGATTATTACGAACAAAAAGAATCTCTGAAGCACATATGGTTCACCCCCTACGATGGATCCTCGTCAGGATTCAAACGAGTATTTCAAGGGGAAATCATCGGTGGTAAGATTTTGTACGGCATACAAGACTGGATAGCGTTTGACTTTGCAGAAAAATCCGGCCGTGCCAATTACCTGAGTTACACCGAAAAATTAGAACTAGGAAAG GCTCCTCAAACAGCGTCGATTCTCAAAATCAACTATGAAATCagtggaattaaaaaaaatgggacTTCCCTGTTTATCGGAACTTCCCCGGAATTGGAGCTGGCCCTATACACTATCTGCCACTATGCAAGACCCAACAATTATTGCAATATCGCACTCGGGGGAACGCGTTTCATGCTGTACACTCACACCTTCCGGTACTTCGGAGCTGACTTGATCGACCTTGGCCTTCCTATAGTGTAA
- the LOC107219473 gene encoding uncharacterized protein LOC107219473 isoform X3, translating to MELKFHIIIFVVLVVAFGIDAKWGGSRGSSSRGSSSRGSSSRGSSSRGSSWFGGSSSRKKETSHPISTSKTNWWSSSKPSTNHNTGSSHTFLTSERGVGSSSVHRPSSSGSDPFRGASAPSLSHGSNTNNSPLRPFGTVPPPPIHRNDFNNRPLTPPPPGFVIPPKHTSVTQKTPIITRPTSRPVVRQPFQNHRNSTPNYGAPAPGFRRNVTSFGGSSYPRQPAYYDPTQTYLQPQTAYPHGNIQPIHNHIYPQQGSVLPPNPAPTYVILPGQQSYSSGRQTGDIFKEALIHAGVNAAVHRLTAPSYYDHYHQNSWSSYGVPPSSQGSYVTSTHIVNNYYDQGSGGAPMNNGGGGSSFPPNYPAQNYPSFSSGSSQPAPPPSVGYPTGNTGSNGNSGSQGTFVSPGNPNSGLPSNGISSPSQNNGQGQSNPTYNWPMAVSDEELWNITEKLFSMDENNAQKYITLNLQNKTTANSTNITDASPQPLFNIQHEAYQIQTVRAIRSLYQAASQVENKTRENSRKEEALLIDLLLNTNVMSATMGFLEKKNLIGRDYYEQKESLKHIWFTPYDGSSSGFKRVFQGEIIGGKILYGIQDWIAFDFAEKSGRANYLSYTEKLELGKAPQTASILKINYEISGIKKNGTSLFIGTSPELELALYTICHYARPNNYCNIALGGTRFMLYTHTFRYFGADLIDLGLPIV from the exons ATGGAACTGAAATTCcacataataatttttgtcgtGCTCGTTGTAGCTTTCG GCATCGACGCAAAATGGGGTGGATCTCGTGGAAGTTCGTCTCGCGGAAGTTCGTCTCGCGGAAGTTCGTCTCGTGGAAGTTCATCCCGTGGATCTTCGTGGTTTGGTGGAAGTTCGTCTCGTAAGAAGGAAACGTCTCACCCAATTTCAACCTCTAAAACAAACTGGTGGTCTAGTTCGAAGCCATCTACAAACCACAACACAG GATCATCACACACGTTCCTGACCTCAGAACGTGGAGTTGGTTCATCGTCAG TTCACCGCCCATCAAGCTCGGGATCGGATCCATTTCGAGGTGCCAGTGCTCCGTCATTAAGTCACG GCAGCAACACCAACAACTCACCGTTGAGACCATTTGGCACTGTCCCACCTCCACCAATCCACCGTAATGATTTTA ACAATAGACCTCTGACACCTCCACCCCCTGGATTTGTTATACCTCCTAAGCACACATCGGTGACACAGAAAACCCCAATAATCACGAGACCCACATCTCGCCCAG TCGTCCGTCAACCTTTTCAAAACCATCGCAATTCAACACCAAACTACGGTGCTCCGGCACCTGGTTTCAGAAGAAACGTAACTTCTTTCGGAGGAAGCAGCTATCCCAGGCAGCCAGCGTACTATGATCCAACCCAAACATACTTGCAGCCGCAGACAGCGTACCCGCATGGTAACATACAACCGATCCACAATCACATATATCCTCAGCAGGGATCCGTTCTGCCTCCAAACCCTGCGCCAACCTATGTGATATTACCGGGACAACAGTCTTATAGTTCGGGCAGACAGACGGGAGATATTTTCAAAGAGGCACTGATACATGCCGGCGTCAATGCTGCCGTTCACAGACTAACAGCTCCCAGCTACTACGATCACTACCATCAGAATTCCTGGAGCAGCTACGGTGTTCCTCCTTCTTCTCAAGGCAGCTATGTGACATCCACGCACATAGTCAACAATTACTATGACCAGGGATCTGGGGGTGCCCCGATGAATAATGGAGGCGGTGGTTCCAGTTTCCCACCAAATTACCCTGCGCAGAATTACCCCAGCTTCTCTTCGGGTAGTTCGCAACCTGCGCCTCCACCTAGCGTTGGATACCCAACTGGAAATACTGGAAGTAACGGCAATTCCGGGTCTCAGGGTACGTTTGTTTCACCTGGAAATCCCAACTCCGGGCTGCCGTCAAATGGTATTTCTTCTCCGTCCCAAAATAATGGACAGGGACAATCAAATCCCACCTACAACTGGCCTATGGCAGTTTCTGATGAAGAGTTGTGGAACATTACTGAGAAACTATTCAGcatggatgaaaataatgcCCAAAAATATATCACCCTGAATTTGCAGAACAAGACAACTGCTAACAGCACCAACATCACAGACGCTTCTCCTCAGCC CTTGTTCAACATTCAGCACGAGGCGTACCAGATTCAGACTGTTCGAGCGATTCGCTCTTTGTATCAAGCAGCATCTCAAGTAGAGAACAAGACGCGTGAAAACAGTAGAAAAGAAGAGGCGCTCTTAATTGATTTGTTACTGAACACAAACGTTATGTCTGCGACAATGGGATTTTTGGAGAAGAAGAATCTGATAGGAAGAGATTATTACGAACAAAAAGAATCTCTGAAGCACATATGGTTCACCCCCTACGATGGATCCTCGTCAGGATTCAAACGAGTATTTCAAGGGGAAATCATCGGTGGTAAGATTTTGTACGGCATACAAGACTGGATAGCGTTTGACTTTGCAGAAAAATCCGGCCGTGCCAATTACCTGAGTTACACCGAAAAATTAGAACTAGGAAAG GCTCCTCAAACAGCGTCGATTCTCAAAATCAACTATGAAATCagtggaattaaaaaaaatgggacTTCCCTGTTTATCGGAACTTCCCCGGAATTGGAGCTGGCCCTATACACTATCTGCCACTATGCAAGACCCAACAATTATTGCAATATCGCACTCGGGGGAACGCGTTTCATGCTGTACACTCACACCTTCCGGTACTTCGGAGCTGACTTGATCGACCTTGGCCTTCCTATAGTGTAA
- the LOC107219473 gene encoding uncharacterized protein LOC107219473 isoform X7, translating into MELKFHIIIFVVLVVAFGIDAKWGGSRGSSSRGSSSRGSSSRGSSSRGSSWFGGSSSRKKETSHPISTSKTNWWSSSKPSTNHNTGSSHTFLTSERGVGSSSVHRPSSSGSDPFRGASAPSLSHDNRPLTPPPPGFVIPPKHTSVTQKTPIITRPTSRPVVRQPFQNHRNSTPNYGAPAPGFRRNVTSFGGSSYPRQPAYYDPTQTYLQPQTAYPHGNIQPIHNHIYPQQGSVLPPNPAPTYVILPGQQSYSSGRQTGDIFKEALIHAGVNAAVHRLTAPSYYDHYHQNSWSSYGVPPSSQGSYVTSTHIVNNYYDQGSGGAPMNNGGGGSSFPPNYPAQNYPSFSSGSSQPAPPPSVGYPTGNTGSNGNSGSQGTFVSPGNPNSGLPSNGISSPSQNNGQGQSNPTYNWPMAVSDEELWNITEKLFSMDENNAQKYITLNLQNKTTANSTNITDASPQPLFNIQHEAYQIQTVRAIRSLYQAASQVENKTRENSRKEEALLIDLLLNTNVMSATMGFLEKKNLIGRDYYEQKESLKHIWFTPYDGSSSGFKRVFQGEIIGGKILYGIQDWIAFDFAEKSGRANYLSYTEKLELGKAPQTASILKINYEISGIKKNGTSLFIGTSPELELALYTICHYARPNNYCNIALGGTRFMLYTHTFRYFGADLIDLGLPIV; encoded by the exons ATGGAACTGAAATTCcacataataatttttgtcgtGCTCGTTGTAGCTTTCG GCATCGACGCAAAATGGGGTGGATCTCGTGGAAGTTCGTCTCGCGGAAGTTCGTCTCGCGGAAGTTCGTCTCGTGGAAGTTCATCCCGTGGATCTTCGTGGTTTGGTGGAAGTTCGTCTCGTAAGAAGGAAACGTCTCACCCAATTTCAACCTCTAAAACAAACTGGTGGTCTAGTTCGAAGCCATCTACAAACCACAACACAG GATCATCACACACGTTCCTGACCTCAGAACGTGGAGTTGGTTCATCGTCAG TTCACCGCCCATCAAGCTCGGGATCGGATCCATTTCGAGGTGCCAGTGCTCCGTCATTAAGTCACG ACAATAGACCTCTGACACCTCCACCCCCTGGATTTGTTATACCTCCTAAGCACACATCGGTGACACAGAAAACCCCAATAATCACGAGACCCACATCTCGCCCAG TCGTCCGTCAACCTTTTCAAAACCATCGCAATTCAACACCAAACTACGGTGCTCCGGCACCTGGTTTCAGAAGAAACGTAACTTCTTTCGGAGGAAGCAGCTATCCCAGGCAGCCAGCGTACTATGATCCAACCCAAACATACTTGCAGCCGCAGACAGCGTACCCGCATGGTAACATACAACCGATCCACAATCACATATATCCTCAGCAGGGATCCGTTCTGCCTCCAAACCCTGCGCCAACCTATGTGATATTACCGGGACAACAGTCTTATAGTTCGGGCAGACAGACGGGAGATATTTTCAAAGAGGCACTGATACATGCCGGCGTCAATGCTGCCGTTCACAGACTAACAGCTCCCAGCTACTACGATCACTACCATCAGAATTCCTGGAGCAGCTACGGTGTTCCTCCTTCTTCTCAAGGCAGCTATGTGACATCCACGCACATAGTCAACAATTACTATGACCAGGGATCTGGGGGTGCCCCGATGAATAATGGAGGCGGTGGTTCCAGTTTCCCACCAAATTACCCTGCGCAGAATTACCCCAGCTTCTCTTCGGGTAGTTCGCAACCTGCGCCTCCACCTAGCGTTGGATACCCAACTGGAAATACTGGAAGTAACGGCAATTCCGGGTCTCAGGGTACGTTTGTTTCACCTGGAAATCCCAACTCCGGGCTGCCGTCAAATGGTATTTCTTCTCCGTCCCAAAATAATGGACAGGGACAATCAAATCCCACCTACAACTGGCCTATGGCAGTTTCTGATGAAGAGTTGTGGAACATTACTGAGAAACTATTCAGcatggatgaaaataatgcCCAAAAATATATCACCCTGAATTTGCAGAACAAGACAACTGCTAACAGCACCAACATCACAGACGCTTCTCCTCAGCC CTTGTTCAACATTCAGCACGAGGCGTACCAGATTCAGACTGTTCGAGCGATTCGCTCTTTGTATCAAGCAGCATCTCAAGTAGAGAACAAGACGCGTGAAAACAGTAGAAAAGAAGAGGCGCTCTTAATTGATTTGTTACTGAACACAAACGTTATGTCTGCGACAATGGGATTTTTGGAGAAGAAGAATCTGATAGGAAGAGATTATTACGAACAAAAAGAATCTCTGAAGCACATATGGTTCACCCCCTACGATGGATCCTCGTCAGGATTCAAACGAGTATTTCAAGGGGAAATCATCGGTGGTAAGATTTTGTACGGCATACAAGACTGGATAGCGTTTGACTTTGCAGAAAAATCCGGCCGTGCCAATTACCTGAGTTACACCGAAAAATTAGAACTAGGAAAG GCTCCTCAAACAGCGTCGATTCTCAAAATCAACTATGAAATCagtggaattaaaaaaaatgggacTTCCCTGTTTATCGGAACTTCCCCGGAATTGGAGCTGGCCCTATACACTATCTGCCACTATGCAAGACCCAACAATTATTGCAATATCGCACTCGGGGGAACGCGTTTCATGCTGTACACTCACACCTTCCGGTACTTCGGAGCTGACTTGATCGACCTTGGCCTTCCTATAGTGTAA
- the LOC107219473 gene encoding endoribonuclease CG2145 isoform X10: protein MLQTKTCARGSESALSPETPGSNTNNSPLRPFGTVPPPRHTGSNTNNSPLRPFGTVPPPPIHRNDFNNRPLTPPPPGFVIPPKHTSVTQKTPIITRPTSRPVVRQPFQNHRNSTPNYGAPAPGFRRNVTSFGGSSYPRQPAYYDPTQTYLQPQTAYPHGNIQPIHNHIYPQQGSVLPPNPAPTYVILPGQQSYSSGRQTGDIFKEALIHAGVNAAVHRLTAPSYYDHYHQNSWSSYGVPPSSQGSYVTSTHIVNNYYDQGSGGAPMNNGGGGSSFPPNYPAQNYPSFSSGSSQPAPPPSVGYPTGNTGSNGNSGSQGTFVSPGNPNSGLPSNGISSPSQNNGQGQSNPTYNWPMAVSDEELWNITEKLFSMDENNAQKYITLNLQNKTTANSTNITDASPQPLFNIQHEAYQIQTVRAIRSLYQAASQVENKTRENSRKEEALLIDLLLNTNVMSATMGFLEKKNLIGRDYYEQKESLKHIWFTPYDGSSSGFKRVFQGEIIGGKILYGIQDWIAFDFAEKSGRANYLSYTEKLELGKAPQTASILKINYEISGIKKNGTSLFIGTSPELELALYTICHYARPNNYCNIALGGTRFMLYTHTFRYFGADLIDLGLPIV from the exons ATGCTGCAAACGAAAACTTGTGCGCGTGGCTCGGAGTCGGCACTTTCACCAGAGACTCCAG GCAGCAACACCAACAACTCACCGTTGAGGCCATTTGGCACTGTCCCACCTCCGAGACATActg GCAGCAACACCAACAACTCACCGTTGAGACCATTTGGCACTGTCCCACCTCCACCAATCCACCGTAATGATTTTA ACAATAGACCTCTGACACCTCCACCCCCTGGATTTGTTATACCTCCTAAGCACACATCGGTGACACAGAAAACCCCAATAATCACGAGACCCACATCTCGCCCAG TCGTCCGTCAACCTTTTCAAAACCATCGCAATTCAACACCAAACTACGGTGCTCCGGCACCTGGTTTCAGAAGAAACGTAACTTCTTTCGGAGGAAGCAGCTATCCCAGGCAGCCAGCGTACTATGATCCAACCCAAACATACTTGCAGCCGCAGACAGCGTACCCGCATGGTAACATACAACCGATCCACAATCACATATATCCTCAGCAGGGATCCGTTCTGCCTCCAAACCCTGCGCCAACCTATGTGATATTACCGGGACAACAGTCTTATAGTTCGGGCAGACAGACGGGAGATATTTTCAAAGAGGCACTGATACATGCCGGCGTCAATGCTGCCGTTCACAGACTAACAGCTCCCAGCTACTACGATCACTACCATCAGAATTCCTGGAGCAGCTACGGTGTTCCTCCTTCTTCTCAAGGCAGCTATGTGACATCCACGCACATAGTCAACAATTACTATGACCAGGGATCTGGGGGTGCCCCGATGAATAATGGAGGCGGTGGTTCCAGTTTCCCACCAAATTACCCTGCGCAGAATTACCCCAGCTTCTCTTCGGGTAGTTCGCAACCTGCGCCTCCACCTAGCGTTGGATACCCAACTGGAAATACTGGAAGTAACGGCAATTCCGGGTCTCAGGGTACGTTTGTTTCACCTGGAAATCCCAACTCCGGGCTGCCGTCAAATGGTATTTCTTCTCCGTCCCAAAATAATGGACAGGGACAATCAAATCCCACCTACAACTGGCCTATGGCAGTTTCTGATGAAGAGTTGTGGAACATTACTGAGAAACTATTCAGcatggatgaaaataatgcCCAAAAATATATCACCCTGAATTTGCAGAACAAGACAACTGCTAACAGCACCAACATCACAGACGCTTCTCCTCAGCC CTTGTTCAACATTCAGCACGAGGCGTACCAGATTCAGACTGTTCGAGCGATTCGCTCTTTGTATCAAGCAGCATCTCAAGTAGAGAACAAGACGCGTGAAAACAGTAGAAAAGAAGAGGCGCTCTTAATTGATTTGTTACTGAACACAAACGTTATGTCTGCGACAATGGGATTTTTGGAGAAGAAGAATCTGATAGGAAGAGATTATTACGAACAAAAAGAATCTCTGAAGCACATATGGTTCACCCCCTACGATGGATCCTCGTCAGGATTCAAACGAGTATTTCAAGGGGAAATCATCGGTGGTAAGATTTTGTACGGCATACAAGACTGGATAGCGTTTGACTTTGCAGAAAAATCCGGCCGTGCCAATTACCTGAGTTACACCGAAAAATTAGAACTAGGAAAG GCTCCTCAAACAGCGTCGATTCTCAAAATCAACTATGAAATCagtggaattaaaaaaaatgggacTTCCCTGTTTATCGGAACTTCCCCGGAATTGGAGCTGGCCCTATACACTATCTGCCACTATGCAAGACCCAACAATTATTGCAATATCGCACTCGGGGGAACGCGTTTCATGCTGTACACTCACACCTTCCGGTACTTCGGAGCTGACTTGATCGACCTTGGCCTTCCTATAGTGTAA